One segment of Streptosporangium brasiliense DNA contains the following:
- the nudC gene encoding NAD(+) diphosphatase, with translation MEITTQEGLLGPLLLARSAIDRSAALRGDAEWFERTWTDGASRVVVVDDGQALIRRNGDGAALVLLPTADAPEGERYLLGVDAEGIAYFAVSAPLTGVAHDDSFNRIVAPLAPSALREGEPVAAGLRQVGPLLGDLDAGLLVYAVALEAWHSSHEFCPRCGSRTEVRAGGHVRVCLQDGSQHFPRVDPAVIMLVHDDADRCLLARGPQWPEGRLSVLAGFVEPGESLEHAVAREVIEEVGVRVVDPRYLGSQPWPFPRSLMLGFFARAVSTELVLDLEEIAEARWFSRAELLAALESGEVRLPSEVSIARRLIETWYGGPLTGDW, from the coding sequence GTGGAGATCACGACACAAGAGGGATTGTTGGGGCCGCTGCTGCTCGCACGCAGCGCCATCGACCGTTCGGCGGCGCTCCGCGGTGACGCCGAATGGTTCGAGCGGACGTGGACGGACGGCGCGAGCCGGGTCGTGGTCGTCGACGACGGGCAGGCGCTGATCCGGCGGAACGGAGACGGGGCGGCCCTGGTGCTGCTGCCCACCGCCGACGCACCCGAGGGCGAGCGCTACCTGCTCGGCGTGGACGCCGAGGGCATCGCCTACTTCGCCGTGTCGGCCCCGCTGACGGGCGTCGCCCATGACGACTCCTTCAACCGGATCGTCGCCCCGCTCGCCCCGTCGGCGCTGCGGGAGGGAGAGCCCGTCGCCGCCGGGCTCCGCCAGGTGGGCCCGCTCCTGGGCGACCTGGACGCCGGGCTCCTGGTCTACGCCGTCGCGCTGGAGGCATGGCACTCCAGCCACGAGTTCTGCCCGAGATGCGGCAGCCGCACCGAGGTGCGGGCGGGCGGGCACGTGCGGGTCTGCCTCCAGGACGGCAGCCAGCACTTCCCCCGGGTCGACCCGGCGGTGATCATGCTGGTCCACGACGACGCCGACCGGTGCCTGCTGGCCCGGGGGCCGCAGTGGCCCGAGGGGCGGCTGTCGGTGCTCGCCGGGTTCGTCGAGCCGGGCGAGTCGCTGGAGCACGCCGTGGCCCGTGAGGTGATCGAGGAGGTCGGCGTGCGGGTCGTCGACCCCCGTTACCTGGGCAGCCAGCCCTGGCCGTTCCCGCGCAGCCTGATGCTGGGCTTCTTCGCGCGGGCCGTCTCGACCGAGCTCGTCCTCGACCTCGAAGAGATCGCCGAGGCCCGCTGGTTCAGCCGGGCCGAGCTGCTGGCCGCTCTGGAGAGCGGTGAGGTGCGCCTGCCGTCAGAGGTCTCGATCGCCCGCAGGCTGATCGAGACCTGGTACGGCGGGCCGTTGACCGGAGACTGGTGA
- a CDS encoding siderophore biosynthesis protein, giving the protein MRLYLTALKPTDSVTDGFLPAARALGCDVTILTDRPEHHLDTGTEVLRCDVRDARAVIDIIAHHHAPDAVFSNSDHIQAETALAAAYFGLPGKDWRACVATKNKALTRRRLAAAGVETVRSVRLAPGDPVPPEVPFPAVVKPREGVASEDVVLAEDAGELAAAVRAIRDRRPGEALVVEEYLDGPLHTLETLGDGRSVEVLGGFRTTLGPPPHFVEERLDWEPPPGRDHVLRALEALGVGFGACHTEYVMTPAGPRIVEVNYRVIGDHCDFLVAGLLGIPLFERVLALHLGSGLEGPASGASGAHGTALSLVADRPGTVVAAPGTVVPAAGDRVRLWHRPLRAVGERIELSNTNRDYLGIVRAIGPDRASVDAAVAAFTAGSPWVIA; this is encoded by the coding sequence TTGCGGCTGTACCTCACCGCGCTCAAACCGACCGACTCGGTCACGGACGGGTTCCTCCCGGCGGCACGCGCCCTGGGCTGCGACGTCACGATCCTGACCGACCGGCCGGAGCACCATCTGGACACGGGGACCGAGGTGCTCCGCTGCGACGTCCGCGACGCGCGAGCGGTGATCGACATCATCGCGCACCATCACGCTCCGGACGCGGTTTTCTCCAATTCCGACCACATCCAGGCGGAGACCGCCCTCGCCGCCGCCTACTTCGGCCTGCCCGGCAAGGACTGGCGGGCCTGCGTCGCCACCAAGAACAAGGCGCTCACCCGGCGCCGACTGGCGGCGGCCGGGGTCGAGACCGTCCGCTCCGTACGGCTGGCACCGGGCGACCCGGTCCCGCCGGAGGTGCCCTTCCCCGCCGTGGTCAAGCCGCGCGAGGGCGTGGCCAGCGAGGACGTGGTGCTGGCGGAGGACGCCGGCGAGCTCGCGGCGGCCGTGCGGGCGATCCGGGACCGGCGGCCGGGCGAGGCGCTGGTCGTGGAGGAGTATCTCGACGGCCCCCTGCACACCCTGGAGACGCTCGGCGACGGGCGGAGCGTCGAGGTGCTCGGCGGCTTCCGGACCACCCTCGGACCCCCGCCGCACTTCGTGGAGGAGCGGCTCGACTGGGAGCCCCCGCCCGGGCGGGACCACGTGCTGCGGGCGCTGGAGGCGCTGGGGGTGGGCTTCGGGGCCTGCCACACCGAATACGTCATGACGCCCGCCGGGCCGCGGATCGTCGAGGTCAACTACCGGGTGATCGGCGACCACTGCGACTTCCTCGTCGCCGGCCTGTTGGGCATCCCGCTGTTCGAGCGCGTCCTCGCCCTCCACCTGGGATCGGGGCTGGAGGGCCCGGCCTCGGGGGCCTCCGGGGCGCACGGGACCGCGCTGAGCCTGGTGGCCGACCGGCCGGGGACCGTGGTGGCCGCTCCGGGCACGGTCGTGCCCGCCGCCGGCGACCGGGTCAGGCTCTGGCACCGGCCGCTGCGCGCCGTGGGCGAGCGGATCGAGCTGAGCAACACCAACCGCGACTACCTGGGGATCGTCCGCGCGATCGGTCCCGACCGGGCCAGTGTGGACGCGGCCGTCGCGGCGTTCACCGCCGGGAGCCCGTGGGTGATCGCATGA
- a CDS encoding alanine racemase: MIQDELPAYVYDLGALDGHAAAVRAALPGIELYYAVKANPDPELLRVLARHVDGFEVSSGGELAHVRGLFPGAAVALGGPGKTDAELSADVTRLHLESPNELRRLLASGRRADVLLRVNLDVPVAGASLTMGGGATPFGMDPAGIAECVALLSGQSAVRLRGVHAHLASGLAAPALLELAAAVLEYARELGVTEINLGGGMAVSYADPDARFDWRSYGEGLAGLRRPGEVLRIEPGRALSVYCGRYVTRVIDVKRVHGELFAVVAGGTHHLRTPATKGHSQPLAALPPGEPVTIVGQLCTPKDVLAHRVPVRLAPGDVVEFTMAGAYAWNISHHDFLMHPEPGFRYLSPELAGRES; the protein is encoded by the coding sequence GTGATCCAGGACGAGTTGCCCGCCTACGTCTACGATCTCGGCGCGCTCGACGGGCATGCGGCCGCCGTACGGGCCGCGCTGCCGGGCATCGAGCTGTACTACGCGGTGAAGGCCAACCCCGACCCGGAGCTGCTGCGGGTGCTCGCCCGGCACGTGGACGGCTTCGAGGTCTCCTCCGGCGGGGAGCTGGCGCACGTGCGCGGGCTGTTCCCCGGCGCCGCCGTTGCCCTCGGCGGCCCGGGGAAGACCGACGCGGAGCTGTCCGCCGACGTCACCCGGCTCCACCTGGAGAGCCCGAACGAGCTGCGCCGGCTCCTCGCCTCGGGGCGCCGCGCCGACGTGCTGCTCCGGGTCAACCTCGACGTGCCCGTGGCCGGGGCGTCGCTGACCATGGGCGGCGGCGCGACGCCGTTCGGCATGGACCCGGCCGGGATCGCCGAGTGCGTCGCGCTGCTGTCCGGCCAGAGCGCGGTACGGCTGCGCGGCGTCCACGCCCATCTGGCCAGCGGCCTGGCGGCCCCCGCGCTGCTGGAGCTGGCGGCGGCCGTACTGGAGTACGCACGGGAGCTGGGCGTCACGGAGATCAACCTCGGCGGCGGCATGGCGGTGTCGTACGCCGACCCGGACGCGCGGTTCGACTGGCGCTCCTACGGCGAGGGCCTGGCGGGGCTGCGCCGCCCCGGCGAGGTGCTGCGGATCGAGCCGGGACGGGCGCTGTCGGTCTACTGCGGGCGGTACGTGACCCGGGTGATCGACGTCAAGCGGGTCCACGGCGAGCTGTTCGCGGTGGTCGCCGGGGGCACCCACCACCTGCGCACCCCGGCCACCAAGGGGCACTCCCAGCCCCTGGCCGCGCTGCCCCCGGGCGAGCCGGTCACGATCGTCGGCCAGCTCTGCACGCCCAAGGACGTCCTGGCCCACCGGGTGCCGGTCCGCCTGGCGCCCGGCGACGTCGTGGAGTTCACCATGGCCGGGGCCTACGCCTGGAACATCTCCCACCACGACTTCCTGATGCACCCGGAACCCGGCTTCCGCTATCTGTCCCCCGAGCTCGCCGGCCGGGAGAGCTGA
- a CDS encoding IucA/IucC family protein, with amino-acid sequence MIGGPAAGGREPYLAARVLDALLRENYGGLAGRVTRSRDGVALLLPGGRRVRLTPGSLFQDFVVAPEEALRLEEVLRTLREISAPADAAGVEAFVQECHEALRALDLHDARRDEVFARLGQGLPAAARSLGRSGTVRYEALAASVDHPVYPTARCRAGLSDEELTAYAPEFAPVFGLRWAAVPGERAAGAAPPFAPEFPVVGLARKLAGTHVLFPVHPLTVPAVEEIPWAVMAPEPHLEVRPTLSMRTVVVDRDTHLKLPLATSTLGLRNRRSIKPDTLADGARAERLLREMPDPGVLLADEQTYGHAGHEYLGWLVRRLPAGEIVPVAALTAPLPGGGLVVEELAGRWYGGDVTRLLTEYLRLLFGFHVRLFVRYGTALETHQQNLSLVLGDGPARLLIKDNDGLLASPDRLRAARLAVPDFADRRMLTDDPHALADVFVTITLHLAAAAVTFGALPSPQAARLVRDALREALAEHGDDPMARLLRARTLDAARLVGKSMVTAGTLVDKARTGARDVNKFYGTSGPNYLRQPPQAIQTLIMRRTR; translated from the coding sequence ATGATCGGCGGACCGGCCGCGGGCGGGCGGGAGCCGTACCTGGCCGCCCGCGTCCTGGACGCGCTGCTGCGCGAGAACTACGGCGGCCTGGCCGGGCGGGTGACCCGGAGCAGGGACGGCGTCGCGCTGCTGCTGCCCGGGGGCCGCAGGGTACGGCTGACGCCGGGGTCGCTGTTCCAGGACTTCGTGGTGGCCCCGGAGGAGGCGCTCCGCCTGGAGGAGGTCCTGCGCACCCTGCGGGAGATCTCCGCCCCGGCCGACGCCGCCGGGGTCGAGGCGTTCGTCCAGGAGTGCCACGAGGCGCTGCGCGCCCTCGACCTCCACGACGCCCGCCGCGACGAGGTGTTCGCCCGGCTCGGCCAGGGCCTCCCGGCCGCCGCGCGGTCCCTCGGGCGGTCCGGCACCGTGCGCTACGAGGCGCTGGCGGCCTCCGTCGACCATCCGGTCTACCCGACGGCACGCTGCCGGGCCGGGCTGTCGGACGAGGAGCTGACGGCCTACGCGCCGGAGTTCGCGCCCGTCTTCGGGCTGCGCTGGGCCGCCGTGCCCGGGGAGCGCGCGGCCGGGGCGGCGCCGCCGTTCGCGCCGGAGTTCCCGGTGGTCGGGCTGGCGCGGAAACTGGCCGGGACGCACGTGCTGTTCCCGGTGCATCCGCTGACCGTCCCGGCGGTCGAGGAGATCCCGTGGGCGGTCATGGCGCCGGAACCACACCTGGAGGTCAGGCCCACGCTGTCGATGCGCACGGTCGTGGTCGACCGGGACACGCACCTGAAGCTGCCGCTGGCCACCAGCACGCTCGGGCTGCGCAACCGGCGGTCGATCAAGCCGGACACGCTGGCCGACGGGGCGCGGGCCGAACGGCTGCTGCGCGAGATGCCCGACCCCGGGGTGCTCCTGGCCGACGAGCAGACCTACGGCCACGCGGGCCACGAGTATCTGGGCTGGCTCGTGCGCCGCCTGCCGGCGGGCGAGATCGTCCCGGTGGCCGCGCTGACCGCCCCCCTTCCGGGCGGCGGCCTCGTGGTGGAGGAGCTCGCCGGGCGGTGGTACGGCGGGGACGTGACGCGCCTGCTCACCGAATACCTGCGGCTGCTGTTCGGCTTCCACGTGCGGCTCTTCGTCCGGTACGGCACCGCGCTGGAGACCCACCAGCAGAATCTCTCGCTGGTGCTGGGGGACGGCCCCGCCAGACTGCTGATCAAGGACAACGACGGGCTGCTGGCCTCGCCCGACCGGCTGCGCGCCGCACGGCTCGCGGTGCCGGACTTCGCCGACCGGCGGATGCTGACCGACGACCCGCACGCGCTCGCCGACGTGTTCGTCACCATCACCCTGCACCTGGCCGCCGCGGCGGTGACCTTCGGCGCGCTGCCGTCGCCGCAGGCCGCCCGGCTGGTCCGCGACGCGCTCAGGGAGGCGCTGGCCGAGCACGGGGACGACCCGATGGCCAGGTTGCTGCGGGCCAGAACCCTCGACGCCGCCCGGCTCGTCGGCAAATCGATGGTCACCGCCGGGACCCTGGTGGACAAGGCACGCACCGGGGCACGCGATGTGAACAAGTTCTACGGCACCAGCGGCCCCAACTACCTGCGTCAGCCCCCTCAGGCCATCCAGACCCTGATCATGCGAAGGACGCGATGA
- a CDS encoding IucA/IucC family protein, producing the protein MTSLALDFSPAAVAEEASLAALLRCCVREVAGPRGQVWHAEPYVLLRVAGTLLRARTHGGLALRFEGTPERLEHGCWQPLSADLLVRLVETELEGGNEEFAAQVAASRNAMTTLLAVRQDAPPPADPWLASEQGLVLGHPFHPSPKARGGADWLRYAPEAHASFPLRLLGVRDDVLAEGGDTGPLDGLGTAPRGYALLPAHPWQLDLLAAELAAPLADGRLIDLGQGSRMAVPTSSVRTVYEPLIDRCLKFSLDVRITNCVRKNSWYELAGAVELTRRLGPVFRDLSAGFPGTRWLPEPGYRSADLGTRLLEGLGVIIRASPWSVCRPGVTPLLSGALAVPGEPPAEPVRWWRAYVERVALPVLDAYLSHGVVLEPHLQNVLVGVDAAGLPVEAVFRDMEGTKLVAGRHDLSGLPERVAEALTYDAAGGWDRVVYCLMVNHLTEIVASLAGSGSTRELWAAAGEVLAGYADSVGWPQPLSDLLAGAPLPAKANLSVRWARSADRSAGYVPVANPLAVLS; encoded by the coding sequence ATGACCAGCCTCGCACTCGATTTCTCTCCAGCCGCCGTCGCCGAGGAGGCGTCGCTGGCGGCCCTGCTGCGCTGCTGCGTCAGGGAGGTGGCCGGACCTCGCGGACAGGTCTGGCACGCCGAGCCGTACGTGCTGCTGCGCGTGGCCGGCACCCTGCTGCGGGCGCGGACGCACGGCGGGCTCGCGCTGCGTTTCGAGGGCACCCCTGAGCGGCTGGAGCACGGCTGCTGGCAGCCGCTCTCCGCGGACCTGCTCGTCCGGCTCGTCGAGACGGAGCTGGAGGGGGGCAACGAGGAGTTCGCGGCGCAGGTGGCGGCCAGCCGGAACGCCATGACCACGCTGCTGGCGGTCCGGCAGGACGCCCCGCCGCCGGCGGACCCGTGGCTGGCCTCCGAGCAGGGGCTGGTGCTGGGGCATCCGTTCCATCCCAGCCCGAAGGCGCGCGGCGGCGCCGACTGGCTGCGCTACGCCCCCGAGGCGCACGCGAGCTTCCCGCTCCGGCTGCTCGGGGTCCGGGACGACGTGCTGGCCGAGGGGGGCGACACCGGCCCGCTGGACGGGCTCGGCACGGCCCCGCGGGGCTACGCGCTGCTGCCCGCGCACCCGTGGCAGCTCGACCTGCTCGCGGCGGAGCTCGCCGCCCCGCTGGCCGACGGGCGGCTGATCGACCTGGGCCAGGGCTCGCGGATGGCGGTCCCCACCTCGTCGGTCCGCACGGTCTACGAGCCGCTGATCGACCGGTGCCTGAAGTTCAGCCTGGACGTGCGGATCACCAACTGCGTCAGGAAGAACTCCTGGTACGAGCTGGCGGGCGCGGTCGAGCTGACCCGGCGTCTCGGGCCGGTGTTCCGGGACCTCTCGGCCGGGTTCCCCGGCACCCGCTGGCTCCCCGAACCCGGTTACCGCTCCGCCGACCTGGGCACCCGGCTCCTGGAGGGGCTGGGCGTGATCATCCGTGCGAGCCCGTGGTCGGTCTGCCGCCCCGGGGTGACCCCCCTGCTGAGCGGCGCGCTGGCCGTGCCCGGTGAGCCTCCGGCCGAACCCGTGCGCTGGTGGCGCGCCTACGTGGAGCGGGTCGCGCTGCCGGTGCTCGACGCCTACCTGAGCCACGGCGTGGTGCTGGAGCCCCACCTGCAGAACGTCCTGGTCGGCGTGGACGCGGCCGGCCTGCCGGTGGAGGCGGTCTTCCGCGACATGGAGGGCACCAAGCTCGTCGCCGGCCGCCACGACCTGTCCGGCCTGCCGGAGCGGGTGGCCGAGGCGCTCACCTACGACGCGGCCGGCGGCTGGGACCGGGTGGTCTACTGCCTGATGGTCAACCACCTCACCGAGATCGTCGCCTCCCTCGCCGGGTCCGGGTCCACGCGGGAGCTGTGGGCGGCGGCCGGTGAGGTGCTGGCCGGATACGCCGACTCGGTGGGATGGCCGCAGCCCCTGTCGGACCTGCTGGCCGGGGCGCCGCTGCCGGCCAAGGCCAACCTGTCGGTCCGGTGGGCACGCTCGGCCGACCGCTCGGCCGGATACGTGCCGGTGGCCAACCCGCTGGCGGTGCTCTCGTGA
- a CDS encoding ATP-dependent DNA helicase UvrD2, whose amino-acid sequence MEPDDVLAGLDPEQREVAQAVRGPVCVLAGAGTGKTRAITHRIAHAVRSGVVDAQSVLAVTFTTRAAGELRQRLRQLGTPGVQARTFHAAALRQLTYFWPRVIGGEPPRVIESKLPLLVDACRAIRKNPDRSELRDIASEIEWAKVTQVGPEDYAEAARKAGRTPPVPAEEVFRIFDAYERLRRERHLVDFETILELTAAVMTEHREVAAQIRQQYRYFVVDEYQDVNPLQKLLLDTWLGGRDDLCVVGDPNQTIYSFTGATPRYLTGFSVEHPGAAVIKLVRDYRSTPQVVSLANRLLDRSRTPHKLALIAQRPDGPEPVFAEYDDEPAEAEGVARAVRKLADSGVPTREIAVLFRVNAQSEVYEQAFAKAGIPYLLRGADRFFERPEVRQAVVLLRGAARSAADDDELAPTVHHILSGIGLTPEAPGGGKAREKWESLRALADLAEDIAAEGGDLPAFVAELERRASEQHAPPVEGVTLASLHAAKGLEWDAVFLVGVTDGMLPIVYAETPDQIEEERRLLYVGITRARAHLTLSWALARSPGGRRSRRPSRFLDGLTGRPAASGRAFSPAPKDRRTVAAPVSCRICAKTLVAAAEQKLGRCAGCPADYDEALLERLKAWRTSVAKETKVPTYVIFTDVTLQAIAERAPASEQDLLAITGIGRVKLERYGEAVIALCRAAEDQTEDA is encoded by the coding sequence GTGGAGCCCGACGACGTTCTGGCGGGGCTGGATCCCGAGCAGCGTGAGGTGGCGCAGGCCGTCCGAGGTCCGGTCTGCGTGCTCGCCGGAGCGGGCACCGGCAAGACGCGGGCGATCACCCACCGCATCGCGCACGCCGTGCGCAGCGGGGTGGTGGACGCGCAGAGCGTGCTGGCGGTGACATTCACCACACGCGCCGCCGGGGAGCTCCGGCAGCGCCTGCGGCAGCTCGGCACGCCGGGGGTGCAGGCGCGCACCTTCCACGCCGCCGCGCTGCGCCAGCTCACCTACTTCTGGCCACGCGTCATCGGCGGAGAGCCGCCCCGGGTGATCGAGTCGAAGCTCCCGCTGCTGGTCGACGCCTGCCGCGCCATCCGCAAGAACCCGGACCGCTCCGAGCTGCGGGACATCGCCTCGGAGATCGAATGGGCCAAGGTCACCCAGGTCGGCCCGGAGGACTACGCCGAGGCCGCCAGGAAGGCCGGCCGGACCCCGCCGGTCCCGGCCGAAGAGGTCTTCCGGATCTTCGACGCCTACGAGAGGCTCCGCCGCGAACGGCACCTCGTCGACTTCGAGACCATCCTCGAACTCACCGCCGCCGTGATGACCGAGCACCGCGAGGTGGCCGCCCAGATCCGCCAGCAGTACCGCTACTTCGTCGTGGACGAATACCAGGACGTCAACCCGCTGCAGAAGCTGCTGCTCGACACCTGGCTCGGCGGGCGCGACGACCTGTGCGTGGTCGGCGACCCCAACCAGACGATCTACTCCTTCACCGGCGCCACCCCCCGCTACCTGACCGGCTTCTCGGTCGAGCACCCCGGCGCCGCCGTGATCAAACTCGTCCGCGACTACCGCTCCACCCCCCAGGTCGTGTCCCTGGCCAACCGGCTGCTCGACAGGTCGAGAACCCCGCACAAGCTCGCTCTGATCGCCCAGCGCCCCGACGGCCCCGAGCCCGTCTTCGCCGAATACGACGACGAGCCCGCCGAGGCCGAGGGGGTGGCGCGAGCGGTGCGCAAGCTCGCCGACAGCGGCGTGCCGACCCGCGAGATCGCCGTGCTGTTCCGGGTCAACGCCCAGTCCGAGGTCTACGAGCAGGCCTTCGCCAAGGCGGGCATCCCCTACCTGCTGCGCGGCGCCGACCGCTTCTTCGAGCGTCCCGAGGTCCGCCAGGCCGTCGTGCTGCTGCGCGGCGCCGCCCGCTCCGCGGCGGACGACGACGAGCTGGCCCCGACGGTCCACCACATCCTCTCCGGCATCGGCCTGACCCCCGAGGCCCCGGGAGGCGGCAAGGCCCGCGAGAAGTGGGAGTCGCTGAGGGCCCTGGCCGACCTCGCCGAGGACATCGCCGCCGAAGGCGGGGACCTGCCGGCCTTCGTGGCGGAGCTGGAGCGCCGGGCCAGCGAGCAGCACGCGCCGCCGGTCGAGGGGGTGACGCTGGCCTCGCTGCACGCGGCCAAGGGCCTGGAGTGGGACGCGGTCTTCCTGGTCGGCGTCACCGACGGCATGCTGCCGATCGTCTACGCCGAGACACCCGACCAGATCGAGGAGGAGCGCCGGCTGCTCTACGTCGGCATCACCCGGGCCAGGGCCCACCTGACGCTGTCGTGGGCGCTGGCGCGCTCCCCGGGGGGCCGCCGCTCCAGGAGGCCCTCCCGCTTCCTCGACGGCCTCACGGGCCGCCCGGCCGCGTCGGGCCGCGCCTTCTCGCCCGCGCCCAAGGACCGCCGGACGGTCGCCGCGCCGGTGAGCTGCCGGATCTGCGCCAAGACCCTCGTCGCCGCCGCCGAGCAGAAGCTCGGCAGGTGCGCCGGCTGTCCGGCCGACTACGACGAGGCCCTGCTGGAGCGCCTGAAGGCATGGCGCACCAGCGTCGCCAAGGAGACCAAGGTCCCGACCTACGTGATCTTCACGGACGTCACCCTGCAGGCGATCGCCGAGCGGGCGCCGGCCTCCGAACAGGACCTGCTGGCCATCACCGGGATAGGACGCGTCAAACTAGAGCGGTACGGCGAGGCGGTCATCGCCCTCTGCCGTGCTGCCGAGGATCAGACGGAGGACGCGTGA
- a CDS encoding alpha/beta hydrolase, whose protein sequence is MRTVVTVSALALAALVITPAAVHASPSAHAAAADPSQPGAGSAARATPAPRVASRAGATAETTAAPAPRTTAKTAATPTPGTTAKTTSGTKSTTATTAKTTSGTRAAAGAAGTARRGDPTPTPTPTPTPTSTSSTGATDPLLQDVSVDTVSYGPHLRQRMDVWHHSDGLVRPAVFLIHGGWWSSGDKKYMTAVSRSYVEQGYTVFNINYRLSSDAAWPAQRTDTLDAIATARRHALLWAFDPANYVVVGFSAGGHLATAVGTYKNGLPGLRGVVGVSPVVSPLTAYNEGADTLDSNKRKLRESAIRLAGGCEPGKCPRIWNSMEVPLHASRGDAPVLTVHSQDEFVPVEHSLRLKDRLARFGVNMTVMAEPGVEHSSPLYRLPGVAESVHAWIAARFS, encoded by the coding sequence GTGCGAACTGTGGTAACCGTGAGTGCCCTTGCCCTGGCGGCACTGGTGATCACACCCGCCGCGGTGCACGCCTCCCCGAGCGCGCACGCGGCCGCGGCGGATCCCTCGCAGCCGGGCGCCGGGTCGGCCGCGCGGGCCACGCCGGCGCCGAGGGTCGCCTCCAGGGCCGGGGCCACCGCGGAGACCACGGCCGCACCGGCGCCCAGGACCACGGCGAAGACCGCGGCCACACCGACGCCCGGGACCACGGCGAAGACCACGTCCGGGACCAAGAGCACAACCGCAACCACGGCGAAGACCACGTCCGGGACCAGGGCCGCGGCCGGGGCCGCCGGGACGGCGAGGCGGGGCGATCCGACGCCCACCCCGACGCCCACCCCCACGCCGACGTCGACGTCGTCCACCGGGGCGACCGACCCGCTGCTGCAGGACGTCTCCGTCGACACCGTCTCCTACGGCCCGCACCTCCGCCAGCGGATGGACGTCTGGCACCACTCCGACGGTCTCGTCCGGCCGGCTGTCTTCCTGATCCACGGCGGCTGGTGGTCCTCCGGGGACAAGAAATACATGACCGCGGTGAGCCGCAGCTACGTCGAGCAGGGCTACACGGTCTTCAACATCAACTACCGTCTCTCCAGCGACGCGGCCTGGCCGGCCCAGCGCACCGACACGCTCGACGCCATCGCGACCGCGCGCAGGCACGCCCTGCTGTGGGCCTTCGACCCGGCCAACTACGTGGTCGTCGGCTTCTCCGCCGGAGGCCATCTGGCCACCGCCGTCGGCACCTACAAGAACGGCCTGCCCGGTCTGCGCGGCGTGGTGGGCGTCTCCCCGGTGGTCTCACCGCTCACCGCCTACAACGAGGGCGCCGACACTCTCGACTCCAACAAGCGCAAGCTGCGCGAGTCGGCCATCCGCCTCGCCGGGGGCTGCGAGCCCGGCAAGTGTCCCCGGATCTGGAACAGCATGGAAGTGCCGCTGCACGCCAGCCGCGGCGACGCGCCCGTCCTGACCGTGCACTCGCAGGACGAGTTCGTGCCCGTCGAGCACAGCCTGCGGCTCAAGGACCGGCTGGCCCGGTTCGGCGTCAACATGACGGTGATGGCCGAGCCCGGCGTCGAGCACAGCTCACCGCTGTACCGGCTGCCCGGCGTGGCCGAGTCGGTGCACGCCTGGATCGCCGCCAGGTTCTCCTGA
- a CDS encoding acyl-CoA thioesterase — protein sequence MNEALKELLDLLDLEQIELDIFRGRSPEERIQRVFGGQVAAQALVAAGRTVPSERYVHSLHAYFIRPGDPAVPIVYNVERVRDGRSFTTRRISAIQHGKVIFTMSASFHILEQGVEHQAAIMPEVAAPESLPMLQERILEVVGEDSPWREWLTRPRPVDARYVTPLTWEAHRDPALRGSETNVWFRYDAELPDDPLLHVVLAAYASDFTLVDTVLLNHGLAWGASNVSGASLDHAMWFHRPFRVDDWMLYAQESPWSGAARGLARGEMFTRSGELAVSVVQEAMIRVS from the coding sequence GTGAACGAGGCGCTCAAGGAGCTGCTGGACCTGCTCGACCTGGAGCAGATCGAGCTCGACATCTTCCGGGGACGCAGCCCCGAGGAGCGCATCCAGCGGGTGTTCGGCGGCCAGGTGGCCGCCCAGGCGCTGGTGGCGGCAGGCCGTACGGTGCCCTCGGAGCGTTACGTGCACTCGTTGCACGCCTACTTCATCCGGCCCGGCGACCCGGCGGTCCCGATCGTCTACAACGTCGAGCGGGTCCGCGACGGCCGGTCGTTCACCACCCGCCGGATCTCGGCCATCCAGCACGGCAAGGTGATATTCACCATGTCGGCCTCCTTCCACATCCTGGAGCAGGGCGTCGAGCACCAGGCCGCGATCATGCCGGAGGTGGCCGCCCCGGAGAGCCTGCCCATGCTCCAGGAGCGGATCCTGGAGGTCGTGGGGGAGGACTCACCGTGGCGGGAGTGGCTGACCCGGCCGCGCCCGGTGGACGCCAGATACGTGACCCCCCTGACGTGGGAGGCCCATCGGGACCCGGCGCTGCGCGGCTCGGAGACGAACGTGTGGTTCCGCTACGACGCCGAGCTCCCCGACGACCCGCTGCTGCACGTGGTGCTCGCCGCCTACGCCTCGGACTTCACCCTGGTGGACACCGTGCTGCTGAACCACGGCCTCGCCTGGGGGGCCTCCAACGTCTCCGGGGCCTCCCTGGACCACGCGATGTGGTTCCACCGTCCCTTCCGGGTGGACGACTGGATGCTCTACGCCCAGGAGTCACCGTGGTCGGGGGCGGCCCGCGGACTGGCCAGGGGAGAGATGTTCACCCGATCCGGCGAACTGGCGGTGTCGGTGGTGCAGGAGGCCATGATCCGCGTGAGTTAG
- a CDS encoding mycoredoxin, with protein sequence MALTVYTTTWCGPCKRLKTQLTREGISYKEIDIERNPDAAQFVMSVNNGNQTVPTVLFDDGTAVTNPSVIEVKARLRV encoded by the coding sequence ATGGCGCTGACTGTTTACACCACCACCTGGTGCGGCCCCTGCAAGCGGCTGAAGACCCAGCTCACTCGCGAGGGCATCTCCTACAAGGAGATCGACATCGAGCGCAACCCGGACGCCGCGCAGTTCGTCATGAGTGTCAACAACGGCAACCAGACCGTCCCGACCGTGCTGTTCGACGACGGCACGGCCGTGACCAACCCCTCGGTGATCGAGGTCAAGGCCCGTCTGCGGGTCTGA